The segment AGCGGATGATATTGCCCGTCCCCGTTCCCGATACATAGACGCCGTTTCCGTCCGAGAGCAACTGAACCGCATGGGAAATCTCGTTGTATTCAAAAAGATTGTGCCGGGAATGGAGATACTTTTCGCGAAGCTTCCAGTTGGCGTAACCACCCCGTCCCCTTCCGCCATTCCCTTGAGCCAGCTCTTGGCGACGTACGGTCTTGCCGCCGCCTGAGCGGGTGCTGATAACCACCGAGCAATAACCGCTATGGTGGATTTCGTTGTGTGTGATTCGATTGTGCCCACTTTGCCAGGCCCACAGGCCCGGTGATTGCCAGGTGATTTCGCTAAAATGATGAAGGTGATTATTGACAATCTCGTTATGGTGATTGGCGTCTTTGGTACCGAGTCCATAACCTACCAGCAGAATCCCAGCCTCACCCAGATGAGCGAATTCAGAGTCCACGATACGATTCCGTTGGGCATGCAGGTCCAGACGCAGGCCCGTACCTCCAGAATCAAGAAAGCGGCAAGCCGTCACCCGGCAATCTTCGGCTCCCCGAAAACGAAGTAGCGCGGTAGGTCGATCGAAGATATCCCAAGAGTGTTGCAATCCCCAACCTGCCAAAGCTTCATTGCTGGTCCAAGCCCAGCGGTCTGCGTGTGAAAACGTCAGTCCAGAAAAAGCAATGCCACGCACCGGAGTATCGGTGGGGCCATCATAATCGATTTCTCCCTCGACACGAATCAATTCGCTAGTACAGGGTGCCAAAATCCCGCGAGGAGCTCCATCGGTGTCCGGATCGGAGGGCCACAAATAGATTTTACGTGTTGTCGTGTTGACGACCCATTCGCCGGGTTCATCGAGTTCCTCAAGGACATTCTCAACCCACACCGATGCGGCGGAATCACCCATCAAATTTAGAAGATAAGGTGGCAGGCTTCCCATCCGACCAGCCGCCGCGACTCGAGTCTTGGCTATCCCAGCCTCCTCGTCGACCGATTCAAGCGGGAGCATGTTGATTTCATAGGCGACCCCTGGCCTAACTTGGATTTCCACGTCGCCCAAGTTGTCCCAGTTTTTCAACGCACCTTTAGGGAAGTGCAATGTTCGGTTGTCCCCGTTCTTGGTCGGTAAGAACCCCTCACCTCTGGCACGATTCAACCGTCCCTTGGCATCATAGAGAGTGTGGAATCCATCCAAACCGCTGGGTATCTCAGCGACCCAAACTTTACCAACCGATTGGGCAGGCAATTCCGCTGGTGCGGTTTCCAATCGTTCCCAACCGGTAACCGGCACCCCTGCACTGATGACGGGGTTTTCTCCAGGAAAAGCGGCGAAGGTCAAAAAAGCAGAACTCGTTTCCTCACCGGCACCATACGGTTCAAGCGATACGTCGCCAGGCTCCGCAGGAGAACCGTCTTCTATTCCCAGCACCAAGGTTTGGTTCAACGGATGACGTCCTTCGCGAAGCGTGATCACGGCGGGCTCTGTATTGCCCGCTTTACGCAATGCTCGAACCGCCGCCACCGCCTCAGGAAGCGATCCATAGGGTTTCGTCAGGCTACCATCGGCCTGGGCATCGCCGTCGACGGACACATAGATGTCAACGGCATAACTCTCAACTGGCGCAGCCAAAACCATCAACAACAGTATCCACTGAAATCGATTCTGTAGCCCAAAGAACTTTGGTTGAGTATTCATGTTTCGGTTTTCTTTCTAGGTTGTTGCTTCTTCTGCAAGTCGGATACAGGTTTCGATCCTTATCGTTACAATCGCCGGTCGACGTCCGTATTACTCTTCGTTGTTCGTCCTATTGTTGCGTTGTTTTCTGGCTCCCTTCTGATCCCACGGGACCGTCCGATCGAAGAGTTCGGCAAACTGCTGATAATTGTTGTAGGGAACCGCCTCCTGCTTCCATGAATCCAGTTCGGCATCGTATTTTTTGCGCATGGCCTCAAGGATCGGAGCCGCC is part of the Novipirellula aureliae genome and harbors:
- a CDS encoding right-handed parallel beta-helix repeat-containing protein, with the translated sequence MNTQPKFFGLQNRFQWILLLMVLAAPVESYAVDIYVSVDGDAQADGSLTKPYGSLPEAVAAVRALRKAGNTEPAVITLREGRHPLNQTLVLGIEDGSPAEPGDVSLEPYGAGEETSSAFLTFAAFPGENPVISAGVPVTGWERLETAPAELPAQSVGKVWVAEIPSGLDGFHTLYDAKGRLNRARGEGFLPTKNGDNRTLHFPKGALKNWDNLGDVEIQVRPGVAYEINMLPLESVDEEAGIAKTRVAAAGRMGSLPPYLLNLMGDSAASVWVENVLEELDEPGEWVVNTTTRKIYLWPSDPDTDGAPRGILAPCTSELIRVEGEIDYDGPTDTPVRGIAFSGLTFSHADRWAWTSNEALAGWGLQHSWDIFDRPTALLRFRGAEDCRVTACRFLDSGGTGLRLDLHAQRNRIVDSEFAHLGEAGILLVGYGLGTKDANHHNEIVNNHLHHFSEITWQSPGLWAWQSGHNRITHNEIHHSGYCSVVISTRSGGGKTVRRQELAQGNGGRGRGGYANWKLREKYLHSRHNLFEYNEISHAVQLLSDGNGVYVSGTGTGNIIRYNYLHDNLSHSLPAAIRCDDDQHETLIYGNVLYNNGGHAAGIASKGVNDIINNFIVDPVVMPRNGYISFEWVPVTGSKVERNIIISNPEGGLAQSETMRKGQTTGGPKLETLEMDANLYYHPTDPHWMDEHFAKMRAVGKEQASLVGDPLFEDPAGGDFSFRPGSPALKLGIEPLDVSKMGRLKDRSSLGQ